The Chloroflexaceae bacterium genome has a segment encoding these proteins:
- a CDS encoding AMP-binding protein, with product MIEAAHLAPPRTPRTNPIRSRADWEAQRRAFLADPGGFFGAIARSAIHWYDPALKAWITWDESENRWTGLDAATGAPVEVPYEAEHQPWARAFNDDNPPFYRWFEGGLTNACFNEVDRHVLLGYGDEIALIFEGDRWDNSLNGGRGGPVTEEKVTRKRLLLEVVKAALVLTGLGLKQGDRIALNMPNILDQLYYTEAAKRLGIIYTPVFGGFSDKTLSDRIHNAGARLVITSDGAYRNAQIVPYKEVYTDQALDKFIPVETAVAIVEQTLARLGVKPEYAGKIVSTVQATIAEDITVERSDVMRGVGKALQELSGLDVAVQSQIRTTIAKALVASPPRVEAVIVVKHTAQELLWRPERDHWSHELTAQALERILATARARGLNVNSEADLLALPVEQFYSVLASLAPCTPVDAEYPMFIIYTSGSTGKPKGVVHVHGGYVAGLVHTMKVSFDAEPGDTVFVVADPGWITGQSYMITASLASRCTSILLEGSPVFPSAGRFASVIERNKVQVFKAGVTFLKSVMTNPQNVADVQQYDMSSLRVCTFCAEPVSPAVQQFGMEIMSPQYINSYWATEHGGIVWTHFYGNDDFPLRPDAHTYPLPWVIGDVWVTETPPEGGELVYRPADFEEKGEIVITAPYPYLTRTIWGDVPTLEAVVRGERPLSDWRGDAQRFVKTYWRRGPNGEWAYVQGDFAMKYADGSFTLHGRSDDVINVSGHRMGTEEIEGAILRDKQITPDSPVGNCIVVGAPHREKGLTPVAFILTAPGRRLTSNDRRRLDDLVRNEKGVVAVPEDYIEVSAFPETRSGKYMRRFLRNLMLDEPLGDTTTLRNPESLEEIRQKIDEWKRKQKLSDEQQIFERYRYFRIEYHAITSGPRAKAAEDVKRLAIVTVTNPPVNALNERALDELNTIVDHLSRRRDVFAVIFTGQGTKSFVAGADIRQLLEDIHTVEDAIALPNNAHLAFRKIERMDKPCIAAINGVALGGGLEFALACHFRVTDLHAEFGQPEINLRLLPGYGGTQRLPRLLYKQNNGTGTLRALEMILGGRTITAEEALEIGLVDVLATDAQDCLSVASALAREYATGGGVLKEAFERRKAALAAWEEPQPHFVKDELNAIIQNPRIKRIIAQAATAGRTRAVERALEAIRYGFEHGFEKGLAHEARLFAEAVVDPEGGKKGIQDFMDKRSAPLPTRRTLVTPEQEKMYLETGQLLPIGSPFFPGVTPIPRWQYAQGVIRDPETGAGVLGDPKDVERQIIIPVEHPAPNQALLYILASEVNFNDIWAITGIPVSLFDEHDRDWHITGSGGVALVVAVGEELRKEGRIKVGDLVAIYSGQNDLLSPMVGLDPMAADFVIQGYNTPDGSHQQFMLAQAPQCMPLAPDMSLEAAGSFMLNLGTAYRALFTTLAIKPGKSIFIEGAATGTGLDSARSAARNGLNVIGMVSSEARAKTLLEAGGKGYINRKDPSIAHIFTRIPADPSKWAEWEKAGEPLLNMFRAQNNHHLADYAISHAGEQAFPRSFQLLGEPRDGHIPTLTFYGASSGYHFTFLGKPGHASPEEMMRRAGLRAGQAVLIYYGVEGDGALEDEPGLEAIEAARALGARIVVVTYTDAQREFVLSLGFGAALRGVVSIEELHRRHGEDFDWPRTMPDLPDSKTDPQGLKEAVRRFNDLTFKPLGSAVGVFLSSADNPRGYPDMIIERAGHDALNVSAMLVKPFIGRIVYFEELGGRRYSFFAPQIWMRQRRIYMPTANIWGTHLSNAYEILRLLDEISAGLLSITEPVFVEWKELSEAHQAMWENRHTGATYVVNHALPRPGIKTKDELYEAWAEMLRERGLA from the coding sequence ATGATCGAGGCCGCGCACCTCGCCCCCCCTCGCACGCCGCGCACGAACCCTATTCGCTCCCGTGCCGATTGGGAGGCCCAACGCCGCGCTTTCCTGGCCGATCCTGGCGGATTTTTCGGCGCGATCGCCCGCAGCGCCATCCACTGGTACGATCCGGCGCTCAAAGCCTGGATTACCTGGGACGAGTCGGAGAACCGCTGGACCGGGCTTGACGCCGCGACCGGCGCCCCGGTGGAAGTGCCGTATGAGGCCGAGCATCAGCCCTGGGCGCGCGCCTTCAACGACGACAATCCGCCGTTCTATCGCTGGTTCGAAGGTGGTCTGACCAACGCCTGTTTCAACGAAGTTGATCGCCACGTGCTCCTCGGCTACGGCGACGAAATTGCGCTCATCTTTGAAGGCGACCGCTGGGACAACTCGCTCAACGGCGGGCGCGGCGGCCCGGTCACCGAGGAGAAGGTCACCCGCAAGCGCCTGCTGCTCGAGGTGGTCAAGGCCGCCCTGGTGCTCACCGGTCTCGGTCTGAAGCAGGGCGACCGCATCGCCCTCAATATGCCCAACATCCTCGACCAGCTCTACTACACCGAGGCGGCCAAGCGCCTGGGCATTATCTACACCCCCGTCTTCGGCGGCTTCTCCGACAAGACCCTGAGCGACCGCATTCACAATGCCGGCGCCCGCCTGGTGATCACCTCCGACGGGGCCTACCGCAACGCCCAGATCGTGCCCTATAAGGAGGTCTATACCGACCAGGCCCTCGATAAGTTCATTCCGGTCGAGACGGCCGTAGCAATCGTCGAGCAAACGCTCGCCAGGCTGGGCGTCAAGCCCGAATACGCCGGCAAGATCGTTTCGACGGTACAGGCGACCATCGCCGAGGACATCACCGTCGAGCGCTCCGATGTGATGCGCGGCGTCGGCAAGGCGCTGCAGGAGCTGAGCGGCCTCGATGTCGCCGTGCAGTCGCAGATCCGCACCACCATTGCCAAGGCGCTCGTGGCTTCCCCGCCTCGCGTCGAAGCGGTGATCGTGGTCAAGCATACGGCCCAGGAACTCCTCTGGCGCCCTGAGCGCGATCACTGGAGCCACGAACTGACCGCGCAGGCCCTCGAGCGGATCCTCGCTACCGCGCGCGCCCGCGGCCTCAACGTCAACTCCGAAGCCGACCTGCTCGCCCTGCCCGTTGAACAGTTCTACTCCGTCCTCGCCAGCCTGGCCCCCTGCACCCCCGTGGACGCCGAGTACCCGATGTTCATTATTTACACCAGCGGGAGCACCGGCAAACCCAAGGGTGTCGTGCACGTCCACGGCGGCTACGTGGCCGGCCTGGTCCACACCATGAAGGTCAGCTTTGACGCCGAGCCGGGTGACACGGTCTTCGTCGTGGCCGATCCGGGCTGGATCACCGGGCAGAGCTACATGATCACCGCCAGCCTCGCCAGTCGTTGCACCAGCATCCTGCTCGAAGGCTCGCCGGTCTTCCCCAGTGCCGGCCGCTTCGCCAGCGTCATCGAGCGCAACAAGGTGCAGGTCTTCAAGGCGGGCGTCACCTTCCTCAAATCGGTAATGACTAATCCGCAGAACGTGGCCGACGTGCAGCAGTACGATATGAGCTCCCTGCGCGTCTGCACCTTCTGCGCCGAGCCGGTCTCGCCCGCGGTCCAGCAGTTCGGCATGGAGATTATGTCGCCCCAGTATATCAACTCCTACTGGGCGACCGAGCACGGCGGGATCGTCTGGACCCACTTCTACGGCAACGATGATTTCCCGCTGCGTCCCGACGCGCATACCTATCCCCTGCCCTGGGTCATCGGCGATGTCTGGGTGACCGAGACTCCGCCGGAAGGCGGCGAGCTGGTCTACCGCCCGGCCGATTTCGAGGAGAAGGGCGAGATTGTCATCACCGCTCCCTACCCCTATCTCACGCGCACGATCTGGGGCGACGTGCCCACCCTGGAGGCCGTCGTGCGCGGCGAGCGGCCCCTGAGTGACTGGCGCGGCGATGCCCAGCGCTTCGTGAAGACCTACTGGCGCCGCGGCCCCAACGGCGAGTGGGCCTACGTCCAGGGCGACTTCGCGATGAAGTACGCCGATGGCTCCTTCACCCTCCATGGCCGCTCCGACGACGTGATCAACGTCTCCGGCCACCGCATGGGCACCGAGGAGATTGAGGGCGCCATCCTCCGCGATAAGCAGATCACCCCCGACTCGCCCGTCGGCAACTGCATCGTCGTCGGCGCGCCCCACCGCGAGAAGGGCCTCACCCCCGTCGCCTTCATTCTCACCGCCCCTGGCCGCCGGCTCACCAGCAACGACCGCCGACGCCTCGACGACCTGGTGCGCAATGAGAAGGGCGTGGTCGCCGTTCCCGAGGATTACATCGAGGTCTCGGCCTTCCCCGAAACGCGCAGCGGCAAGTACATGCGCCGCTTCCTGCGCAACCTGATGCTCGACGAGCCGCTGGGCGACACCACCACTCTGCGCAATCCCGAGTCGCTCGAGGAGATCCGCCAGAAGATTGATGAGTGGAAGCGCAAGCAGAAGCTCTCCGACGAGCAGCAGATCTTCGAGCGCTATCGCTACTTCCGCATCGAGTACCACGCCATCACGTCCGGCCCGCGGGCAAAGGCCGCCGAGGACGTCAAACGCCTGGCGATTGTGACCGTCACCAACCCGCCGGTCAACGCCCTCAACGAGCGCGCCCTCGACGAATTGAACACTATCGTTGACCACCTGTCGCGTCGCCGGGACGTCTTTGCGGTGATCTTCACCGGCCAGGGCACCAAGAGCTTCGTCGCCGGCGCCGATATTCGCCAGTTGCTCGAAGACATCCATACCGTCGAGGACGCCATCGCCCTGCCCAACAACGCCCACCTGGCCTTCCGCAAGATCGAGCGCATGGACAAGCCCTGCATCGCCGCCATCAATGGCGTGGCCCTCGGCGGTGGTCTCGAGTTCGCCCTGGCCTGCCACTTCCGCGTCACCGATCTGCACGCCGAGTTCGGCCAGCCCGAGATCAATCTGCGCCTGCTCCCCGGCTACGGCGGCACGCAGCGCCTGCCGCGCCTGCTCTACAAGCAGAACAACGGCACCGGCACCCTGCGCGCCCTGGAGATGATCCTCGGCGGACGCACCATCACTGCCGAAGAGGCCCTCGAAATCGGCCTGGTTGACGTCCTCGCCACCGACGCCCAGGACTGCCTGAGCGTCGCCAGCGCCCTGGCGCGCGAGTATGCCACCGGCGGCGGCGTGCTCAAGGAGGCCTTCGAGCGCCGCAAGGCCGCCCTCGCCGCCTGGGAGGAGCCCCAGCCCCACTTCGTCAAGGACGAACTCAACGCCATTATCCAGAACCCGCGCATCAAGCGCATCATCGCCCAGGCGGCCACCGCCGGCCGCACCAGGGCCGTCGAGCGCGCCCTGGAAGCCATCCGCTACGGCTTCGAGCACGGCTTTGAGAAGGGCCTCGCCCACGAAGCGCGCCTCTTCGCCGAGGCCGTCGTTGACCCCGAGGGCGGCAAGAAGGGCATCCAGGACTTTATGGACAAGCGCTCGGCGCCGCTGCCCACCCGCCGGACGCTGGTCACCCCGGAGCAGGAGAAGATGTACCTCGAAACCGGCCAGCTTCTGCCCATCGGCTCGCCCTTCTTCCCCGGCGTGACCCCCATTCCCAGGTGGCAGTACGCTCAGGGTGTCATTCGCGACCCCGAAACCGGCGCAGGGGTGCTGGGCGATCCCAAGGATGTCGAGCGGCAGATCATCATTCCTGTTGAACATCCCGCGCCCAACCAGGCCCTGCTCTATATCCTCGCCAGTGAGGTCAACTTCAACGACATCTGGGCCATTACCGGCATTCCGGTCTCGCTCTTCGATGAGCACGACCGCGACTGGCACATCACCGGTTCGGGCGGCGTGGCCCTCGTCGTCGCCGTGGGCGAAGAACTGCGCAAGGAAGGCCGCATCAAGGTCGGCGATCTGGTGGCCATCTACTCCGGTCAGAACGACCTGCTTTCACCAATGGTCGGTCTCGACCCGATGGCCGCCGATTTCGTCATCCAGGGCTACAATACGCCCGACGGCTCGCACCAGCAGTTCATGCTGGCCCAGGCCCCGCAGTGCATGCCGCTGGCGCCGGATATGTCGCTGGAGGCCGCCGGGAGCTTCATGCTCAACCTCGGCACCGCCTACCGCGCCCTGTTCACCACCCTGGCCATCAAGCCCGGCAAGAGCATCTTCATCGAAGGCGCCGCCACCGGCACCGGCCTCGACTCGGCCCGCTCGGCGGCCCGCAACGGTCTCAACGTGATCGGTATGGTCTCCAGCGAGGCCCGCGCCAAAACCCTGCTCGAAGCCGGCGGCAAGGGCTACATCAATCGCAAGGACCCCTCCATCGCCCACATTTTCACGCGCATCCCCGCCGATCCGTCGAAGTGGGCCGAGTGGGAGAAGGCCGGCGAGCCCTTGCTGAATATGTTCCGCGCCCAGAACAACCATCACCTCGCCGACTACGCCATCTCTCACGCTGGCGAGCAGGCCTTCCCGCGCAGCTTCCAGCTCCTCGGCGAACCGCGCGACGGCCACATCCCCACCCTTACCTTCTACGGCGCCAGTTCGGGCTACCATTTCACCTTCCTCGGCAAGCCCGGCCACGCCAGCCCCGAGGAGATGATGCGCCGCGCCGGTCTGCGCGCCGGCCAGGCGGTGCTGATCTACTACGGTGTGGAAGGCGATGGCGCCCTGGAAGATGAGCCTGGCCTCGAGGCTATCGAAGCCGCCCGCGCGTTGGGCGCGCGCATCGTGGTGGTCACCTACACCGACGCCCAGCGCGAGTTCGTCCTCAGCCTCGGCTTTGGCGCGGCTCTCCGCGGCGTGGTCAGCATTGAAGAACTGCACCGCCGCCACGGCGAGGACTTCGACTGGCCGCGCACCATGCCCGACCTGCCCGACTCCAAGACCGACCCCCAGGGGCTGAAAGAGGCCGTGCGCCGCTTCAACGACCTCACCTTCAAGCCCCTGGGCAGCGCCGTAGGCGTCTTCCTCAGCAGCGCCGACAACCCCCGCGGCTATCCCGATATGATCATCGAGCGGGCCGGCCACGACGCGCTCAACGTTAGCGCCATGCTGGTCAAGCCCTTCATCGGGCGTATCGTTTACTTCGAGGAGCTTGGCGGGCGGCGCTACTCGTTCTTCGCCCCCCAGATCTGGATGCGCCAGCGCCGGATCTACATGCCCACCGCCAACATCTGGGGCACCCACCTCTCGAACGCCTACGAGATCCTGCGCCTGCTCGATGAGATCAGCGCCGGTCTGCTCTCCATCACCGAACCGGTCTTTGTCGAGTGGAAGGAGCTCTCCGAGGCCCATCAGGCCATGTGGGAGAACCGCCACACCGGGGCCACCTATGTCGTCAACCACGCCCTGCCCCGCCCCGGCATCAAGACGAAGGACGAGTTGTACGAAGCCTGGGCCGAGATGCTGCGCGAGCGCGGGTTAGCGTAA
- a CDS encoding O-antigen ligase family protein: MSEACWVLALTMAPMVFNLYSARHFEPDKAALLRSLALVASSAALARWLNALVSRASQPASPPPPANAPPLWRRVLSLPLAVPVLLYALVYLLATAFSIVPGISFWGSYQRMQGTLTHLSYIALFVVMIATLRRVEQIERVVTMSLAAGFAVAGYGILQHQGLDPLPWRGDVITRVASTMGNSIFVAAYMIMVVPLALYRLVAEQSAARTAPAPASARNEQLWGLTRLLLFGAGLLLVLALIKFGAAVRTVDFRYWWALPGAVVCATALWWLPTTGYERAGARLPWWPALLLLGYLLTLGVQFAATASAGLQVFVSASAGGRALDWWLWLALAVLMALGAYTLAHTLPRLPEQPSRLWHHWLAGEAGVVALALLAAIFFTQSRGPWLGLGAGLFVFCSLLLWQAMRQARVAGDPVRLRRLHALLIGWTAAAALGVVFLLIFNLSQAPFIQQLREVPYIGRMGRLLEVDRGTGLVRRLIWFGDEHAGGAIALITSDWRRMLVGWGPESMFVAFNRFYPPSLANVEARGASPDRSHQALLDELVTRGLLGLASYLFLVFSAVALAWRLMRASGDWRWQAFFLACLSAIVTHVVEGLTGIPIVSTLMMFWVILALVVAGGAMNGQYSLSLAPAAVEPAPEQAGAAHAAPDSRGEKRRRAASGGKGASRAAAPRQPARAAPSSFGLWLLPALIAALALGAVWRFNAAPIVADMHFQQGQGLSEGDLDLNRAVQALDEYLQAVRRNPGEDFYYLHLGRTLMGAADALRVAGVPPGEASAKVDINDLLALNGQEAVVGFVERTSPMAMMSYAEAALLRAHTLNPLNKDHFANLGRLNSYWYSWSADPSRLNAALQWYERVTPIAPRDVTLLNERAGVTISVGDYYAANGDAAQARQFYEQAAELLRYSERLDPRYADTYLRQGDLARLQHNDPEAAVAAYVKAIELSGTLVAGSIERIADGLAGRPELLRQLRDAYARHAARQEERLAAAEAGRSPGTDIEALRRQVALLYSATGLLAVRAGDIRGALEPYRRAAELQPGQTSYRRNYAIVLSDTLRYDEALAEARRALETLRVQPGAEEEIAVTRRLIELIEQARAGG; this comes from the coding sequence GTGAGCGAAGCCTGCTGGGTGCTTGCGCTGACCATGGCGCCGATGGTCTTTAACCTCTACTCGGCGCGCCATTTCGAGCCGGATAAGGCCGCGTTGCTCCGTTCGCTGGCGCTCGTCGCCAGCTCCGCGGCGCTGGCGCGCTGGCTCAATGCCCTGGTCAGCCGCGCATCGCAGCCCGCCAGCCCTCCGCCTCCGGCAAACGCCCCGCCACTGTGGCGGCGCGTTCTGTCCCTGCCCCTGGCCGTGCCCGTCCTGCTCTACGCCCTGGTCTACCTTCTGGCCACGGCATTCTCGATCGTGCCCGGCATCAGTTTCTGGGGGTCCTACCAGCGTATGCAGGGCACGCTGACCCATCTCTCCTATATCGCTCTCTTCGTGGTGATGATCGCCACCCTGCGCCGCGTGGAGCAGATCGAGCGCGTTGTGACGATGAGCCTAGCCGCGGGGTTTGCCGTGGCTGGCTATGGCATCCTGCAACACCAGGGGTTGGATCCGCTGCCCTGGCGCGGCGATGTGATTACGCGCGTGGCTTCGACCATGGGCAACTCGATCTTCGTCGCGGCCTACATGATCATGGTTGTGCCGCTGGCGCTCTACCGGCTGGTGGCCGAGCAAAGCGCCGCGCGAACGGCGCCCGCTCCGGCCAGCGCGCGCAACGAGCAGCTCTGGGGGCTGACCCGCCTGTTGCTGTTTGGCGCCGGGCTGCTGCTGGTGCTGGCGCTGATCAAGTTCGGCGCCGCGGTGCGCACGGTGGATTTTCGCTACTGGTGGGCCTTGCCGGGCGCGGTGGTCTGCGCGACGGCCCTGTGGTGGCTGCCGACGACCGGCTATGAGCGCGCGGGAGCGCGGCTGCCCTGGTGGCCGGCTCTGCTGCTGCTCGGTTACCTGCTCACGCTGGGCGTGCAGTTCGCGGCTACGGCCAGCGCCGGATTGCAGGTCTTTGTGAGCGCGAGCGCGGGGGGCCGCGCGCTCGACTGGTGGCTCTGGCTCGCCCTGGCAGTGCTGATGGCGCTGGGCGCCTATACCCTAGCCCACACGCTGCCGCGCCTGCCGGAGCAGCCTTCGCGCCTGTGGCATCACTGGCTGGCTGGAGAGGCGGGAGTGGTCGCGCTGGCGCTGCTGGCGGCCATCTTCTTCACCCAGAGTCGCGGCCCCTGGCTGGGGCTGGGAGCAGGGCTGTTCGTCTTCTGTTCGCTGTTGCTGTGGCAGGCCATGCGCCAGGCGCGCGTCGCGGGCGACCCTGTCCGCCTGCGGCGCCTGCACGCCCTGCTCATCGGCTGGACAGCCGCGGCAGCCCTCGGGGTTGTCTTTCTGTTGATCTTTAATCTTTCCCAGGCGCCGTTCATTCAGCAACTGCGCGAAGTTCCCTACATCGGCCGAATGGGGCGGTTGCTGGAAGTTGACCGCGGCACTGGCCTGGTGCGCCGGCTGATCTGGTTCGGCGACGAGCACGCCGGGGGGGCGATAGCGCTGATTACCAGCGACTGGCGGCGCATGCTCGTCGGGTGGGGACCGGAGAGCATGTTCGTGGCCTTCAACCGCTTCTATCCGCCCTCGCTGGCGAACGTCGAGGCTCGTGGCGCTTCGCCGGATCGCTCGCACCAGGCCCTGCTTGACGAATTGGTGACCAGGGGATTGCTCGGGCTGGCAAGCTACCTGTTCCTGGTATTCAGCGCAGTGGCGCTGGCCTGGCGCCTGATGCGCGCAAGCGGCGACTGGCGCTGGCAGGCGTTTTTTCTTGCCTGTCTGAGCGCCATCGTTACCCACGTGGTCGAGGGGTTGACCGGCATTCCCATTGTTTCGACCCTGATGATGTTCTGGGTGATCCTGGCGCTGGTCGTGGCCGGCGGGGCGATGAACGGACAGTATTCTCTGTCGCTGGCCCCCGCGGCGGTTGAGCCGGCGCCCGAGCAGGCCGGGGCTGCCCATGCGGCCCCGGACTCGCGGGGCGAAAAGCGCCGGCGAGCCGCCTCGGGGGGCAAAGGCGCCAGCCGCGCCGCGGCGCCCCGCCAACCGGCGCGCGCCGCTCCGTCGAGCTTCGGGTTGTGGCTGCTCCCGGCTCTGATCGCTGCGCTGGCCCTTGGCGCGGTCTGGCGCTTCAACGCGGCGCCGATTGTGGCGGATATGCACTTCCAGCAGGGCCAGGGGCTGAGCGAAGGCGATCTGGATCTGAACCGGGCGGTGCAGGCGCTGGATGAGTATCTCCAGGCGGTGCGCCGTAATCCCGGCGAAGATTTCTACTACCTGCACCTGGGACGCACGTTGATGGGCGCCGCCGACGCGCTGCGCGTTGCCGGCGTGCCGCCAGGCGAGGCGTCGGCAAAGGTTGACATAAACGATTTGCTTGCCCTCAACGGTCAGGAGGCGGTCGTTGGCTTTGTCGAGCGCACCTCGCCGATGGCGATGATGAGCTACGCCGAGGCGGCGCTGCTCCGCGCCCACACCCTCAACCCGCTCAACAAAGACCATTTCGCTAATCTCGGGCGCCTCAACAGCTACTGGTACAGTTGGAGCGCCGATCCGAGCCGGTTGAACGCTGCGCTACAGTGGTACGAGCGCGTGACGCCGATCGCGCCCCGCGATGTGACCTTGCTCAACGAGCGCGCTGGCGTGACCATCTCCGTTGGCGATTACTACGCCGCGAATGGCGACGCAGCGCAGGCGCGCCAGTTCTACGAGCAGGCTGCCGAATTGCTGCGCTACTCTGAACGCCTCGACCCGCGCTATGCCGACACGTACCTGCGGCAGGGAGACCTGGCGCGTCTCCAGCACAATGATCCAGAAGCGGCGGTAGCGGCCTACGTGAAAGCGATAGAATTGTCGGGGACGCTGGTTGCCGGTTCCATCGAGCGCATCGCTGATGGTCTGGCGGGGCGCCCGGAGCTGCTGCGACAACTGCGTGACGCCTACGCGCGCCACGCGGCCCGGCAGGAGGAGCGCCTGGCGGCCGCCGAGGCCGGCAGGTCGCCAGGCACGGACATCGAGGCCCTGCGGCGGCAGGTGGCCCTGCTCTACAGCGCCACCGGGCTGCTGGCGGTGCGGGCGGGGGACATCCGCGGCGCGCTTGAGCCGTACCGGCGCGCCGCCGAGCTGCAACCGGGCCAGACCAGCTACCGCCGCAACTACGCGATTGTGCTGAGCGACACCCTGCGCTACGACGAGGCCCTGGCCGAGGCGCGGCGAGCGCTGGAGACGCTGCGCGTCCAGCCTGGAGCGGAAGAAGAGATCGCCGTCACCCGGCGCCTGATCGAGTTGATTGAGCAGGCGCGAGCAGGAGGGTAG
- a CDS encoding undecaprenyl/decaprenyl-phosphate alpha-N-acetylglucosaminyl 1-phosphate transferase, translating into MIQIALIALVALTFSMVATPLMRRVALRAGVVSVPRTRDVHIAPVPLLGGAAIYGAFVVALLLFGDRFYVRELIGILLGATLISLFGFADDRWGLGALAKLGGQVLAGAVLVLGGTQVHLFPHPWLNWVVTIVWVVGITNALNFLDNMDGLSGGVATIAAAFFLLLAAMNTPRQVLVGAMAAALIGACLGFLRYNLNPATIFMGDTGSLFIGFVLAALAIKLRFLGNTPLVTWMVPVCVLALPIFDTALVVVGRLRRRVNPFTTAGKDHLSHRLHALGLTRREAVLTCYLLAGACGLVGVYLTQARPLEAYVVAGALAAVGAVGIVWLERVCPSGMPSRPR; encoded by the coding sequence ATGATCCAGATTGCGTTGATCGCCCTGGTCGCGCTTACCTTCTCGATGGTCGCCACGCCGCTGATGCGGCGGGTGGCGCTGCGCGCCGGGGTGGTTTCGGTTCCGCGGACGCGGGACGTCCACATTGCGCCTGTGCCGCTGCTGGGCGGGGCGGCAATCTACGGCGCCTTCGTCGTGGCGCTGCTGCTCTTCGGCGACCGTTTCTACGTTCGCGAACTGATCGGGATCTTGCTGGGGGCTACGCTGATCTCCCTCTTCGGGTTCGCTGATGACCGCTGGGGGCTGGGGGCGCTCGCCAAACTGGGGGGGCAGGTTCTGGCCGGGGCGGTGCTGGTGCTGGGCGGCACCCAGGTGCATCTCTTTCCGCACCCCTGGCTGAACTGGGTTGTGACCATTGTCTGGGTGGTGGGCATCACCAACGCCCTCAACTTCCTCGATAACATGGATGGACTGTCGGGCGGCGTCGCGACGATTGCGGCGGCCTTTTTTTTGCTGCTGGCGGCGATGAACACTCCGCGCCAGGTGCTGGTCGGCGCGATGGCAGCGGCGCTGATCGGCGCCTGTTTGGGTTTCCTGCGCTACAACCTGAATCCGGCAACCATCTTCATGGGCGATACGGGCAGCCTGTTCATCGGTTTCGTGCTGGCGGCCCTGGCGATCAAGCTGCGCTTTCTGGGAAACACGCCGCTGGTCACCTGGATGGTGCCGGTTTGCGTGCTTGCCTTGCCGATCTTTGACACGGCGCTGGTGGTGGTGGGGCGACTGCGGCGGAGAGTCAACCCGTTCACCACAGCGGGGAAGGATCATCTCTCGCACCGCCTGCACGCCCTGGGGTTGACCAGACGCGAGGCGGTGCTGACCTGCTACCTGCTGGCCGGGGCCTGCGGGCTGGTAGGCGTCTATCTCACGCAGGCGCGCCCGCTGGAAGCCTATGTCGTCGCCGGCGCCCTGGCCGCGGTGGGAGCAGTCGGGATCGTCTGGCTGGAGCGAGTCTGCCCGTCGGGGATGCCGTCGCGTCCGAGGTGA